A DNA window from Anas acuta chromosome 4, bAnaAcu1.1, whole genome shotgun sequence contains the following coding sequences:
- the CLCN3 gene encoding H(+)/Cl(-) exchange transporter 3 isoform X2: MDAPADPYLPYDGGGDGIPLRELHKRGTHYTMTNGGSINSSTHLLDLLDEPIPGVGTYDDFHTIDWVREKCKDRERHRRINSKKKESAWEMTKSLYDAWSGWLVVTLTGLASGALAGLIDIAADWMTDLKEGICLSAFWFNHEQCCWGSNETTFEERDKCPQWKTWAELIIGQAEGPGSYIMNYIMYIFWALSFAFLAVSLVKVFAPYACGSGIPEIKTILSGFIIRGYLGKWTLMIKTITLVLAVASGLSLGKEGPLVHVACCCGNIFSYLFPKYSTNEAKKREVLSAASAAGVSVAFGAPIGGVLFSLEEVSYYFPLKTLWRSFFAALVAAFVLRSINPFGNSRLVLFYVEYHTPWYLFELLPFILLGVFGGLWGAFFIRANIAWCRRRKSTKFGKYPVLEVIIVAAITAVIAFPNPYTRLNTSELIKELFTDCGPLESSSLCDYRNDMNASKIVDDIPDRPAGTGVYSAIWQLCLALIFKIIMTVFTFGIKVPSGLFIPSMAIGAIAGRIVGIAVEQLAYYHHDWFIFKEWCEVGADCITPGLYAMVGAAACLGGVTRMTVSLVVIVFELTGGLEYIVPLMAAVMTSKWVGDAFGREGIYEAHIRLNGYPFLDAKEEFTHTTLAADVMRPRRSDPPLAVLTQDNMTVEDIENLINETSYNGFPVIMSKESQRLVGFALRRDLTIAIESARKKQEGIVGSSRVCFAQHTPSLPAESPRPLKLRSILDMSPFTVTDHTPMEIVVDIFRKLGLRQCLVTHNGIVLGIITKKNILEHLEQLKQHVEPLAPPWHYNKKRYPPSYGPDGKPRPRLNNVQLKPIAEEREETEEEVHLLNSTTL; this comes from the exons GAACTCATTATACAATGACAAATGGAGGAAGCATCAACAGTTCAACGCATTTACTGGATCTTCTGGATGAACCAATTCCTGGAGTAGGAACGTACGATGACTTCCATACCATTGACTGGGTTCGAGAGAAGtgcaaagacagagaaaggcATAGACGG ATTaacagcaagaagaaagaatCAGCATGGGAGATGACAAAAAGCTTGTATGATGCATGGTCAGGATGGCTCGTAGTCACACTAACTGGCTTGGCATCAG GGGCACTGGCAGGATTAATCGATATTGCTGCTGACTGGATGACGGACTTAAAGGAAGGCATTTGCCTTAGTGCTTTTTGGTTTAACCATGAACAGTGTTGTTGGGGTTCAAATGAGACCACGTTTGAAGAGAGAGATAAATGTCCACAGTGGAAAACATGGGCAGAATTAATAATTGGGCAAGCAGAG GGGCCAGGTTCATACATAATGAACTACATAATGTACATTTTCTGGGCTTTGAGCTTTGCCTTCTTAGCAGTGTCTCTGGTGAAGGTGTTTGCTCCATATGCCTGTGGCTCTGGGATTCCTGAG ataaaAACTATTTTGAGCGGCTTCATCATCAGAGGTTATCTAGGAAAGTGGACTTTGATGATAAAAACCATCACTTTAGTCTTGGCTGTAGCATCGGGTTTGAGTTTAGGAAAGGAAGGTCCCTTGGTACATgttgcctgctgctgtgggaatattttttcctacctCTTTCCAAAGTACAGCACAAATGAAGCTAAAAAACGAGAG GTGTTGTCAGCTGCCTCAGCAGCAGGAGTATCTGTAGCCTTTGGTGCCCCAATTGGTGGAGTCCTTTTCAGTCTGGAGGAG GTCAGTTATTATTTCCCCCTGAAAACTTTATGGAGATcattttttgctgctttagTAGCTGCATTTGTTTTAAGGTCCATCAATCCTTTTGGTAATAGCCGCTTAGTTCTTTTTTATGTGGAATATCACACTCCTTGGTACCTATTTGAACTGCTTCCTTTTATTCTTCTGGGAGTATTTGGTGGGCTCTGGGGAGCATTTTTCATTCGAGCAAACATCGCATGGTGTCGTCGACGCAAATCTACAAAATTTGGGAAGTACCCTGTCCTGGAGGTTATTATTGTTGCAGCAATAACAGCTGTCATCGCATTTCCTAATCCATATACAAGGCTAAACACCAGTGAGCTTATTAAAGAGCTGTTCACGGACTGTGGGCCGTTAGAATCCTCCTCCCTCTGCGACTACAGAAATGATATGAACGCAAGCAAAATAGTAGATGATATTCCTGACCGCCCAGCAGGCACCGGAGTTTATTCAGCTATATGGCAGCTGTGTTTAGCactcatatttaaaataatcatgaCGGTCTTCACCTTTGGTATCAAG GTTCCATCTGGGTTGTTCATACCTAGCATGGCAATTGGAGCCATAGCAGGAAGGATTGTGGGAATTGCAGTGGAGCAGCTGGCTTACTACCATCACGACTGGTTCATTTTCAAAGAATGGTGTGAAGTCGGAGCTGACTGCATTACACCTGGTCTTTATGCCATGGTTGGTGCTGCTGCATGCTTAG gtggCGTGACAAGGATGACTGTGTCCCTGGTAGTTATTGTCTTTGAGCTAACAGGAGGGCTGGAATATATTGTGCCCCTAATGGCTGCAGTCATGACCAGTAAGTGGGTAGGAGATGCCTTTGGTAGGGAAGGCATCTATGAGGCGCACATCCGACTGAATGGATATCCCTTCTTGGATGCAAAGGAGGAGTTTACTCACACAACACTGGCCGCTGATGTAATGAGACCTCGAAGAAGTGATCCGCCGTTAGCAGTTCTGACGCAGGATAATATGACAGTTGAAGACATAGAAAACTTGATCAACGAAACCAGCTATAACGGTTTTCCTGTTATTATGTCAAAAGAATCGCAGAGACTGGTGGGCTTTGCTTTAAGAAGAGATTTAACTATTGCAATAG AAAGTGCTAGAAAGAAGCAGGAAGGGATTGTTGGCAGTTCCAGGGTCTGTTTTGCCCAGCATACCCCATCGCTTCCAGCAGAAAGCCCTAGGCCTTTGAAGCTTAGAAGCATACTTGACATGAGCCCTTTCACCGTGACAGACCACACGCCCATGGAAATAGTGGTTGATATTTTCCGGAAGCTGGGTTTGAGGCAGTGCCTTGTAACACACAACGG GATTGTCTTGGGGATCATCACAAAGAAGAACATATTAGAGCATCTCGAGCAACTAAAGCAGCACGTCGAACCCTTG GCGCCTCCTTGGCATTATAACAAAAAAAGATATCCTCCGTCATATGGCCCAGACGGCAAACCAAGACCCCGCCTCAATAATGTTCAACTGAAACCCATAGctgaggagagagaggaaactGAAGAGGAGGTTCATTTGTTGAATAGCACAACACTTTAG
- the CLCN3 gene encoding H(+)/Cl(-) exchange transporter 3 isoform X4, whose translation MDAPADPYLPYDGGGDGIPLRELHKRGTHYTMTNGGSINSSTHLLDLLDEPIPGVGTYDDFHTIDWVREKCKDRERHRRINSKKKESAWEMTKSLYDAWSGWLVVTLTGLASGALAGLIDIAADWMTDLKEGICLSAFWFNHEQCCWGSNETTFEERDKCPQWKTWAELIIGQAEGPGSYIMNYIMYIFWALSFAFLAVSLVKVFAPYACGSGIPEIKTILSGFIIRGYLGKWTLMIKTITLVLAVASGLSLGKEGPLVHVACCCGNIFSYLFPKYSTNEAKKREVLSAASAAGVSVAFGAPIGGVLFSLEEVSYYFPLKTLWRSFFAALVAAFVLRSINPFGNSRLVLFYVEYHTPWYLFELLPFILLGVFGGLWGAFFIRANIAWCRRRKSTKFGKYPVLEVIIVAAITAVIAFPNPYTRLNTSELIKELFTDCGPLESSSLCDYRNDMNASKIVDDIPDRPAGTGVYSAIWQLCLALIFKIIMTVFTFGIKVPSGLFIPSMAIGAIAGRIVGIAVEQLAYYHHDWFIFKEWCEVGADCITPGLYAMVGAAACLGGVTRMTVSLVVIVFELTGGLEYIVPLMAAVMTSKWVGDAFGREGIYEAHIRLNGYPFLDAKEEFTHTTLAADVMRPRRSDPPLAVLTQDNMTVEDIENLINETSYNGFPVIMSKESQRLVGFALRRDLTIAIESARKKQEGIVGSSRVCFAQHTPSLPAESPRPLKLRSILDMSPFTVTDHTPMEIVVDIFRKLGLRQCLVTHNGRLLGIITKKDILRHMAQTANQDPASIMFN comes from the exons GAACTCATTATACAATGACAAATGGAGGAAGCATCAACAGTTCAACGCATTTACTGGATCTTCTGGATGAACCAATTCCTGGAGTAGGAACGTACGATGACTTCCATACCATTGACTGGGTTCGAGAGAAGtgcaaagacagagaaaggcATAGACGG ATTaacagcaagaagaaagaatCAGCATGGGAGATGACAAAAAGCTTGTATGATGCATGGTCAGGATGGCTCGTAGTCACACTAACTGGCTTGGCATCAG GGGCACTGGCAGGATTAATCGATATTGCTGCTGACTGGATGACGGACTTAAAGGAAGGCATTTGCCTTAGTGCTTTTTGGTTTAACCATGAACAGTGTTGTTGGGGTTCAAATGAGACCACGTTTGAAGAGAGAGATAAATGTCCACAGTGGAAAACATGGGCAGAATTAATAATTGGGCAAGCAGAG GGGCCAGGTTCATACATAATGAACTACATAATGTACATTTTCTGGGCTTTGAGCTTTGCCTTCTTAGCAGTGTCTCTGGTGAAGGTGTTTGCTCCATATGCCTGTGGCTCTGGGATTCCTGAG ataaaAACTATTTTGAGCGGCTTCATCATCAGAGGTTATCTAGGAAAGTGGACTTTGATGATAAAAACCATCACTTTAGTCTTGGCTGTAGCATCGGGTTTGAGTTTAGGAAAGGAAGGTCCCTTGGTACATgttgcctgctgctgtgggaatattttttcctacctCTTTCCAAAGTACAGCACAAATGAAGCTAAAAAACGAGAG GTGTTGTCAGCTGCCTCAGCAGCAGGAGTATCTGTAGCCTTTGGTGCCCCAATTGGTGGAGTCCTTTTCAGTCTGGAGGAG GTCAGTTATTATTTCCCCCTGAAAACTTTATGGAGATcattttttgctgctttagTAGCTGCATTTGTTTTAAGGTCCATCAATCCTTTTGGTAATAGCCGCTTAGTTCTTTTTTATGTGGAATATCACACTCCTTGGTACCTATTTGAACTGCTTCCTTTTATTCTTCTGGGAGTATTTGGTGGGCTCTGGGGAGCATTTTTCATTCGAGCAAACATCGCATGGTGTCGTCGACGCAAATCTACAAAATTTGGGAAGTACCCTGTCCTGGAGGTTATTATTGTTGCAGCAATAACAGCTGTCATCGCATTTCCTAATCCATATACAAGGCTAAACACCAGTGAGCTTATTAAAGAGCTGTTCACGGACTGTGGGCCGTTAGAATCCTCCTCCCTCTGCGACTACAGAAATGATATGAACGCAAGCAAAATAGTAGATGATATTCCTGACCGCCCAGCAGGCACCGGAGTTTATTCAGCTATATGGCAGCTGTGTTTAGCactcatatttaaaataatcatgaCGGTCTTCACCTTTGGTATCAAG GTTCCATCTGGGTTGTTCATACCTAGCATGGCAATTGGAGCCATAGCAGGAAGGATTGTGGGAATTGCAGTGGAGCAGCTGGCTTACTACCATCACGACTGGTTCATTTTCAAAGAATGGTGTGAAGTCGGAGCTGACTGCATTACACCTGGTCTTTATGCCATGGTTGGTGCTGCTGCATGCTTAG gtggCGTGACAAGGATGACTGTGTCCCTGGTAGTTATTGTCTTTGAGCTAACAGGAGGGCTGGAATATATTGTGCCCCTAATGGCTGCAGTCATGACCAGTAAGTGGGTAGGAGATGCCTTTGGTAGGGAAGGCATCTATGAGGCGCACATCCGACTGAATGGATATCCCTTCTTGGATGCAAAGGAGGAGTTTACTCACACAACACTGGCCGCTGATGTAATGAGACCTCGAAGAAGTGATCCGCCGTTAGCAGTTCTGACGCAGGATAATATGACAGTTGAAGACATAGAAAACTTGATCAACGAAACCAGCTATAACGGTTTTCCTGTTATTATGTCAAAAGAATCGCAGAGACTGGTGGGCTTTGCTTTAAGAAGAGATTTAACTATTGCAATAG AAAGTGCTAGAAAGAAGCAGGAAGGGATTGTTGGCAGTTCCAGGGTCTGTTTTGCCCAGCATACCCCATCGCTTCCAGCAGAAAGCCCTAGGCCTTTGAAGCTTAGAAGCATACTTGACATGAGCCCTTTCACCGTGACAGACCACACGCCCATGGAAATAGTGGTTGATATTTTCCGGAAGCTGGGTTTGAGGCAGTGCCTTGTAACACACAACGG GCGCCTCCTTGGCATTATAACAAAAAAAGATATCCTCCGTCATATGGCCCAGACGGCAAACCAAGACCCCGCCTCAATAATGTTCAACTGA
- the CLCN3 gene encoding H(+)/Cl(-) exchange transporter 3 isoform X1, whose amino-acid sequence MESEQLFHRGYYRNSYNSITSASSDEELLDGAGVIMDFQTSEDDNLLDGDASIGTHYTMTNGGSINSSTHLLDLLDEPIPGVGTYDDFHTIDWVREKCKDRERHRRINSKKKESAWEMTKSLYDAWSGWLVVTLTGLASGALAGLIDIAADWMTDLKEGICLSAFWFNHEQCCWGSNETTFEERDKCPQWKTWAELIIGQAEGPGSYIMNYIMYIFWALSFAFLAVSLVKVFAPYACGSGIPEIKTILSGFIIRGYLGKWTLMIKTITLVLAVASGLSLGKEGPLVHVACCCGNIFSYLFPKYSTNEAKKREVLSAASAAGVSVAFGAPIGGVLFSLEEVSYYFPLKTLWRSFFAALVAAFVLRSINPFGNSRLVLFYVEYHTPWYLFELLPFILLGVFGGLWGAFFIRANIAWCRRRKSTKFGKYPVLEVIIVAAITAVIAFPNPYTRLNTSELIKELFTDCGPLESSSLCDYRNDMNASKIVDDIPDRPAGTGVYSAIWQLCLALIFKIIMTVFTFGIKVPSGLFIPSMAIGAIAGRIVGIAVEQLAYYHHDWFIFKEWCEVGADCITPGLYAMVGAAACLGGVTRMTVSLVVIVFELTGGLEYIVPLMAAVMTSKWVGDAFGREGIYEAHIRLNGYPFLDAKEEFTHTTLAADVMRPRRSDPPLAVLTQDNMTVEDIENLINETSYNGFPVIMSKESQRLVGFALRRDLTIAIESARKKQEGIVGSSRVCFAQHTPSLPAESPRPLKLRSILDMSPFTVTDHTPMEIVVDIFRKLGLRQCLVTHNGIVLGIITKKNILEHLEQLKQHVEPLAPPWHYNKKRYPPSYGPDGKPRPRLNNVQLKPIAEEREETEEEVHLLNSTTL is encoded by the exons GAACTCATTATACAATGACAAATGGAGGAAGCATCAACAGTTCAACGCATTTACTGGATCTTCTGGATGAACCAATTCCTGGAGTAGGAACGTACGATGACTTCCATACCATTGACTGGGTTCGAGAGAAGtgcaaagacagagaaaggcATAGACGG ATTaacagcaagaagaaagaatCAGCATGGGAGATGACAAAAAGCTTGTATGATGCATGGTCAGGATGGCTCGTAGTCACACTAACTGGCTTGGCATCAG GGGCACTGGCAGGATTAATCGATATTGCTGCTGACTGGATGACGGACTTAAAGGAAGGCATTTGCCTTAGTGCTTTTTGGTTTAACCATGAACAGTGTTGTTGGGGTTCAAATGAGACCACGTTTGAAGAGAGAGATAAATGTCCACAGTGGAAAACATGGGCAGAATTAATAATTGGGCAAGCAGAG GGGCCAGGTTCATACATAATGAACTACATAATGTACATTTTCTGGGCTTTGAGCTTTGCCTTCTTAGCAGTGTCTCTGGTGAAGGTGTTTGCTCCATATGCCTGTGGCTCTGGGATTCCTGAG ataaaAACTATTTTGAGCGGCTTCATCATCAGAGGTTATCTAGGAAAGTGGACTTTGATGATAAAAACCATCACTTTAGTCTTGGCTGTAGCATCGGGTTTGAGTTTAGGAAAGGAAGGTCCCTTGGTACATgttgcctgctgctgtgggaatattttttcctacctCTTTCCAAAGTACAGCACAAATGAAGCTAAAAAACGAGAG GTGTTGTCAGCTGCCTCAGCAGCAGGAGTATCTGTAGCCTTTGGTGCCCCAATTGGTGGAGTCCTTTTCAGTCTGGAGGAG GTCAGTTATTATTTCCCCCTGAAAACTTTATGGAGATcattttttgctgctttagTAGCTGCATTTGTTTTAAGGTCCATCAATCCTTTTGGTAATAGCCGCTTAGTTCTTTTTTATGTGGAATATCACACTCCTTGGTACCTATTTGAACTGCTTCCTTTTATTCTTCTGGGAGTATTTGGTGGGCTCTGGGGAGCATTTTTCATTCGAGCAAACATCGCATGGTGTCGTCGACGCAAATCTACAAAATTTGGGAAGTACCCTGTCCTGGAGGTTATTATTGTTGCAGCAATAACAGCTGTCATCGCATTTCCTAATCCATATACAAGGCTAAACACCAGTGAGCTTATTAAAGAGCTGTTCACGGACTGTGGGCCGTTAGAATCCTCCTCCCTCTGCGACTACAGAAATGATATGAACGCAAGCAAAATAGTAGATGATATTCCTGACCGCCCAGCAGGCACCGGAGTTTATTCAGCTATATGGCAGCTGTGTTTAGCactcatatttaaaataatcatgaCGGTCTTCACCTTTGGTATCAAG GTTCCATCTGGGTTGTTCATACCTAGCATGGCAATTGGAGCCATAGCAGGAAGGATTGTGGGAATTGCAGTGGAGCAGCTGGCTTACTACCATCACGACTGGTTCATTTTCAAAGAATGGTGTGAAGTCGGAGCTGACTGCATTACACCTGGTCTTTATGCCATGGTTGGTGCTGCTGCATGCTTAG gtggCGTGACAAGGATGACTGTGTCCCTGGTAGTTATTGTCTTTGAGCTAACAGGAGGGCTGGAATATATTGTGCCCCTAATGGCTGCAGTCATGACCAGTAAGTGGGTAGGAGATGCCTTTGGTAGGGAAGGCATCTATGAGGCGCACATCCGACTGAATGGATATCCCTTCTTGGATGCAAAGGAGGAGTTTACTCACACAACACTGGCCGCTGATGTAATGAGACCTCGAAGAAGTGATCCGCCGTTAGCAGTTCTGACGCAGGATAATATGACAGTTGAAGACATAGAAAACTTGATCAACGAAACCAGCTATAACGGTTTTCCTGTTATTATGTCAAAAGAATCGCAGAGACTGGTGGGCTTTGCTTTAAGAAGAGATTTAACTATTGCAATAG AAAGTGCTAGAAAGAAGCAGGAAGGGATTGTTGGCAGTTCCAGGGTCTGTTTTGCCCAGCATACCCCATCGCTTCCAGCAGAAAGCCCTAGGCCTTTGAAGCTTAGAAGCATACTTGACATGAGCCCTTTCACCGTGACAGACCACACGCCCATGGAAATAGTGGTTGATATTTTCCGGAAGCTGGGTTTGAGGCAGTGCCTTGTAACACACAACGG GATTGTCTTGGGGATCATCACAAAGAAGAACATATTAGAGCATCTCGAGCAACTAAAGCAGCACGTCGAACCCTTG GCGCCTCCTTGGCATTATAACAAAAAAAGATATCCTCCGTCATATGGCCCAGACGGCAAACCAAGACCCCGCCTCAATAATGTTCAACTGAAACCCATAGctgaggagagagaggaaactGAAGAGGAGGTTCATTTGTTGAATAGCACAACACTTTAG
- the HPF1 gene encoding histone PARylation factor 1 encodes MTGGGKRRPRGAAAAAEAVGEQCEKNGDVKKRRSDQADIPDALRQEAETCYQLRLPEDFYQFWKFCEELDPEKPSDALVSSVGLTLVGPYDILAGKHKKAKLTDVNFNLHWRFFYDPPEFQTILVGDSKTQYHMGYFRDVPDELPVWVGANEAKKNCLITPVGDNVFAAVKLFLSKKLKEVTDKKKSAVLKEIDEKLTRTAKELGYSLEQKTMKMKQRDKKVVAKAFHGAGLVVPVDKNDVGYRELPETNANLKKICKAIVDAPTDEERLKAFAPIQEMLTFVQFANDECDYGMGYELGMDLFCYGSHYFHKTVAQLLPLAYGLLRRGLFARIIEAHLAQRRDERLDQLEP; translated from the exons GAAAAAAATGGGGATGTCAAGAAGAGAAGGTCAGATCAGGCAGATATACCTGATGCTCTTCGTCAAGAAGCAGAAACGTGCTACCAGCTTAGGCTACCTGAAGACTTCTACCAGTTTTGGAAGTTTTGTGAAGAACTAGATCCTGAGAAACCAAGCG ATGCACTTGTGTCAAGTGTTGGACTTACACTGGTTGGACCATATGACATTCTagctggaaaacacaaaaaagcaaaattaacagATGTGAACTTCAATCTTCATTGGAGATTCTTCTATGATCCCCCAGAATTCCAGACTATACTTGTCGGGGATAGCAAAACACAGTATCACATGGGATATTTCAg GGATGTGCCAGATGAGCTTCCAGTGTGGGTTGGTGCAAATGAAGCTAAGAAGAACTGTCTGATTACTCCAGTTGGTGACAATGTATTTGCTGCAGTCAA attatttttgtcaaaaaaacTTAAGGAAGTGactgataaaaagaaaagtgctgttttgaaagagaTAGATGAAAAACTAACAAGAACAGCAAAAGAATTGGGTTATTCTCTGGAACAAAAAACCATGAAGATGAAACAGAGAGATAAGAAA GTGGTGGCCAAAGCATTTCACGGAGCTGGCCTGGTTGTTCCTGTAGACAAAAATGATGTCGGATACAGAGAACTTCCTGAAACAAACG ctaatcttaaaaaaatatgtaaggcCATTGTTGATGCTCCTACTGATGAAGAGAGACTGAAAGCGTTTGCCCCCATCCAAGAAATGCTCACCTTTGTACAGTTTGCTAACGACGAGTGTGACTACGGGATGGGATACGAGCTGGGTATGGACCTGTTCTGCTACGGGTCACAT TACTTCCACAAGACGGTGGCGCAGCTGCTGCCGCTCGCCTACGGCCTGCTGCGGAGGGGCCTCTTCGCCCGGATCATCGAGGCGCACCTGGCGCAGCGGCGGGACGAGCgcctggaccagctggagccCTGa
- the CLCN3 gene encoding H(+)/Cl(-) exchange transporter 3 isoform X3, with translation MESEQLFHRGYYRNSYNSITSASSDEELLDGAGVIMDFQTSEDDNLLDGDASIGTHYTMTNGGSINSSTHLLDLLDEPIPGVGTYDDFHTIDWVREKCKDRERHRRINSKKKESAWEMTKSLYDAWSGWLVVTLTGLASGALAGLIDIAADWMTDLKEGICLSAFWFNHEQCCWGSNETTFEERDKCPQWKTWAELIIGQAEGPGSYIMNYIMYIFWALSFAFLAVSLVKVFAPYACGSGIPEIKTILSGFIIRGYLGKWTLMIKTITLVLAVASGLSLGKEGPLVHVACCCGNIFSYLFPKYSTNEAKKREVLSAASAAGVSVAFGAPIGGVLFSLEEVSYYFPLKTLWRSFFAALVAAFVLRSINPFGNSRLVLFYVEYHTPWYLFELLPFILLGVFGGLWGAFFIRANIAWCRRRKSTKFGKYPVLEVIIVAAITAVIAFPNPYTRLNTSELIKELFTDCGPLESSSLCDYRNDMNASKIVDDIPDRPAGTGVYSAIWQLCLALIFKIIMTVFTFGIKVPSGLFIPSMAIGAIAGRIVGIAVEQLAYYHHDWFIFKEWCEVGADCITPGLYAMVGAAACLGGVTRMTVSLVVIVFELTGGLEYIVPLMAAVMTSKWVGDAFGREGIYEAHIRLNGYPFLDAKEEFTHTTLAADVMRPRRSDPPLAVLTQDNMTVEDIENLINETSYNGFPVIMSKESQRLVGFALRRDLTIAIESARKKQEGIVGSSRVCFAQHTPSLPAESPRPLKLRSILDMSPFTVTDHTPMEIVVDIFRKLGLRQCLVTHNGRLLGIITKKDILRHMAQTANQDPASIMFN, from the exons GAACTCATTATACAATGACAAATGGAGGAAGCATCAACAGTTCAACGCATTTACTGGATCTTCTGGATGAACCAATTCCTGGAGTAGGAACGTACGATGACTTCCATACCATTGACTGGGTTCGAGAGAAGtgcaaagacagagaaaggcATAGACGG ATTaacagcaagaagaaagaatCAGCATGGGAGATGACAAAAAGCTTGTATGATGCATGGTCAGGATGGCTCGTAGTCACACTAACTGGCTTGGCATCAG GGGCACTGGCAGGATTAATCGATATTGCTGCTGACTGGATGACGGACTTAAAGGAAGGCATTTGCCTTAGTGCTTTTTGGTTTAACCATGAACAGTGTTGTTGGGGTTCAAATGAGACCACGTTTGAAGAGAGAGATAAATGTCCACAGTGGAAAACATGGGCAGAATTAATAATTGGGCAAGCAGAG GGGCCAGGTTCATACATAATGAACTACATAATGTACATTTTCTGGGCTTTGAGCTTTGCCTTCTTAGCAGTGTCTCTGGTGAAGGTGTTTGCTCCATATGCCTGTGGCTCTGGGATTCCTGAG ataaaAACTATTTTGAGCGGCTTCATCATCAGAGGTTATCTAGGAAAGTGGACTTTGATGATAAAAACCATCACTTTAGTCTTGGCTGTAGCATCGGGTTTGAGTTTAGGAAAGGAAGGTCCCTTGGTACATgttgcctgctgctgtgggaatattttttcctacctCTTTCCAAAGTACAGCACAAATGAAGCTAAAAAACGAGAG GTGTTGTCAGCTGCCTCAGCAGCAGGAGTATCTGTAGCCTTTGGTGCCCCAATTGGTGGAGTCCTTTTCAGTCTGGAGGAG GTCAGTTATTATTTCCCCCTGAAAACTTTATGGAGATcattttttgctgctttagTAGCTGCATTTGTTTTAAGGTCCATCAATCCTTTTGGTAATAGCCGCTTAGTTCTTTTTTATGTGGAATATCACACTCCTTGGTACCTATTTGAACTGCTTCCTTTTATTCTTCTGGGAGTATTTGGTGGGCTCTGGGGAGCATTTTTCATTCGAGCAAACATCGCATGGTGTCGTCGACGCAAATCTACAAAATTTGGGAAGTACCCTGTCCTGGAGGTTATTATTGTTGCAGCAATAACAGCTGTCATCGCATTTCCTAATCCATATACAAGGCTAAACACCAGTGAGCTTATTAAAGAGCTGTTCACGGACTGTGGGCCGTTAGAATCCTCCTCCCTCTGCGACTACAGAAATGATATGAACGCAAGCAAAATAGTAGATGATATTCCTGACCGCCCAGCAGGCACCGGAGTTTATTCAGCTATATGGCAGCTGTGTTTAGCactcatatttaaaataatcatgaCGGTCTTCACCTTTGGTATCAAG GTTCCATCTGGGTTGTTCATACCTAGCATGGCAATTGGAGCCATAGCAGGAAGGATTGTGGGAATTGCAGTGGAGCAGCTGGCTTACTACCATCACGACTGGTTCATTTTCAAAGAATGGTGTGAAGTCGGAGCTGACTGCATTACACCTGGTCTTTATGCCATGGTTGGTGCTGCTGCATGCTTAG gtggCGTGACAAGGATGACTGTGTCCCTGGTAGTTATTGTCTTTGAGCTAACAGGAGGGCTGGAATATATTGTGCCCCTAATGGCTGCAGTCATGACCAGTAAGTGGGTAGGAGATGCCTTTGGTAGGGAAGGCATCTATGAGGCGCACATCCGACTGAATGGATATCCCTTCTTGGATGCAAAGGAGGAGTTTACTCACACAACACTGGCCGCTGATGTAATGAGACCTCGAAGAAGTGATCCGCCGTTAGCAGTTCTGACGCAGGATAATATGACAGTTGAAGACATAGAAAACTTGATCAACGAAACCAGCTATAACGGTTTTCCTGTTATTATGTCAAAAGAATCGCAGAGACTGGTGGGCTTTGCTTTAAGAAGAGATTTAACTATTGCAATAG AAAGTGCTAGAAAGAAGCAGGAAGGGATTGTTGGCAGTTCCAGGGTCTGTTTTGCCCAGCATACCCCATCGCTTCCAGCAGAAAGCCCTAGGCCTTTGAAGCTTAGAAGCATACTTGACATGAGCCCTTTCACCGTGACAGACCACACGCCCATGGAAATAGTGGTTGATATTTTCCGGAAGCTGGGTTTGAGGCAGTGCCTTGTAACACACAACGG GCGCCTCCTTGGCATTATAACAAAAAAAGATATCCTCCGTCATATGGCCCAGACGGCAAACCAAGACCCCGCCTCAATAATGTTCAACTGA